From a single Sander vitreus isolate 19-12246 chromosome 2, sanVit1, whole genome shotgun sequence genomic region:
- the smox gene encoding spermine oxidase isoform X2, whose protein sequence is MQSCEISSDSTDDPLSSDLRTHQQPRIVVIGAGLAGLAATKILLKNGFTDVTVLEASDHIGGRVHSVQLGKATLELGATWIHGANGNPVYHLAEDNGLLEHTTDGERSVGRISLYTKNGVAHYQTNIGKRIPKDLVEEFSDLYNEVYELTQEFFQNGKPVCAESQNSVGVFTRDVVRKKIMLDPDDSESTKKLKLSMLQQYLKVESCESSSPSMDEVSLSEFGEWTEIPGAHYVIPEGFMKVVELLAQDIPSRTVSLSKPVRCIHWNYSAQHQEVIAKSSHTHQDNNHNETNHGCQPRQDPLILGHPIYVECEDEEWIAADHVIVTASLGVLKQNHEAMFSPSLPEDKVLAVEKLGISTTDKIFLEFEEPFWSPECNSIQFVWEDEAQLEQLTYPEELWYKKICSFDVLYPPERYGYMLSGWICGQEALYMERCDDETVAETCTELLRRFTGNPNIPKPWRVLRSSWGSNPFIRGSYSFTRVGSSGGDCERLAMPLPYANSTKAPPLQVLFAGEATHRKYYSTTHGALLSGQREATRLIEMYQDLHRAETTKPNM, encoded by the exons ATGCAAAGTTGTGAAATTTCCTCAGATAGCACTGATGATCCTCTTAGTAGCGACCTACGCACTCATCAGCAGCCTCGAATAGTAGTGATTGGTGCTGGCTTGGCCGGCCTTGCTGCAACTAAGATCCTACTGAAAAACGGCTTCACGGATGTCACTGTCCTAGAGGCATCAGACCACATTGGCGGGAGAGTTCACAGTGTTCAGCTTG GAAAAGCAACTTTGGAGCTTGGAGCCACCTGGATCCATGGTGCCAATGGGAACCCAGTGTACCACCTGGCAGAGGACAACGGACTGCTGGAGCATACCACAGACGGAGAGAGGAGCGTGGGACGCATCAGCCTGTACACCAAGAATGGTGTGGCTCACTACCAGACCAACATCGGGAAGAGGATCCCCAAGGACCTGGTGGAAGAGTTCAGTGACCTGTACAACGAG GTGTACGAGCTGACTCAGGAGTTTTTCCAGAATGGGAAGCCAGTTTGTGCTGAGAGCCAGAACAGCGTCGGCGTCTTTACACGAGACGTGGTGCGCAAGAAGATCATGTTGGATCCTGATGATTCCGAGAGCACCAAGAAGCTCAAACTGTCAATGCTTCAACAGTAcctcaag GTGGAGAGTTGTGAAAGCAGCTCTCCCAGTATGGATGAGGTGTCTCTGAGTGAGTTCGGCGAGTGGACAGAGATCCCCGGTGCACATTATGTCATTCCTGAAGGTttcatgaaggttgtggagCTCCTAGCCCAGGACATCCCCTCTCGCACCGTCAGCCTTAGCAAACCGGTCCGCTGCATCCACTGGAACTACTCAGCCCAGCATCAGGAGGTGATCGCCAAGAGCAGCCACACCCACCAGGACAACAATCACAATGAAACCAACCACGGCTGCCAACCTCGCCAAGACCCTCTCATCCTGGGTCACCCCATTTACGTGGAGTGCGAGGACGAGGAGTGGATCGCGGCCGACCATGTGATCGTAACTGCTTCTCTGGGTGTCCTGAAGCAGAACCACGAGGCCAtgttctccccctctctgcctGAGGACAAAGTCCTCGCCGTCGAGAAGCTGGGCATCAGCACCACCGATAAGATATTCTTAGAGTTCGAAGAGCCCTTCTGGAGCCCAGAGTGCAACAGCATCCAGTTTGTGTGGGAGGATGAGGCTCAGTTAGAACAGCTGACCTACCCTGAGGAGCTGTGGTACAAGAAGATCTGCAGCTTTGATGTCCTCTACCCGCCCGAGCGCTACGGCTACATGCTGAGCGGCTGGATCTGCGGGCAGGAGGCGCTGTACATGGAGCGCTGTGATGACGAAACAGTGGCAGAGACCTGCACTGAGCTGCTGAGGCGCTTCACAG GGAACCCCAACATTCCTAAGCCCTGGCGTGTCCTGCGCTCCTCGTGGGGCAGTAACCCTTTCATCCGAGGCTCCTACTCCTTCACCAGGGTGGGATCCAGCGGTGGGGACTGTGAGAGGCTGGCCATGCCGCTGCCTTATGCCAACAGCACCAAGGCTCCG CCTCTACAGGTCCTGTTCGCTGGAGAGGCCACCCACAGAAAATACTATTCCACTACCCATGGTGCTTTGCTGTCAGGACAGAGAGAGGCCACTCGTCTAATAGAGATGTACCAGGACTTGCACAGAGCTGAAACCACAAAGCCtaatatgtaa
- the smox gene encoding spermine oxidase isoform X1, with the protein MTPSKRILDGMQSCEISSDSTDDPLSSDLRTHQQPRIVVIGAGLAGLAATKILLKNGFTDVTVLEASDHIGGRVHSVQLGKATLELGATWIHGANGNPVYHLAEDNGLLEHTTDGERSVGRISLYTKNGVAHYQTNIGKRIPKDLVEEFSDLYNEVYELTQEFFQNGKPVCAESQNSVGVFTRDVVRKKIMLDPDDSESTKKLKLSMLQQYLKVESCESSSPSMDEVSLSEFGEWTEIPGAHYVIPEGFMKVVELLAQDIPSRTVSLSKPVRCIHWNYSAQHQEVIAKSSHTHQDNNHNETNHGCQPRQDPLILGHPIYVECEDEEWIAADHVIVTASLGVLKQNHEAMFSPSLPEDKVLAVEKLGISTTDKIFLEFEEPFWSPECNSIQFVWEDEAQLEQLTYPEELWYKKICSFDVLYPPERYGYMLSGWICGQEALYMERCDDETVAETCTELLRRFTGNPNIPKPWRVLRSSWGSNPFIRGSYSFTRVGSSGGDCERLAMPLPYANSTKAPPLQVLFAGEATHRKYYSTTHGALLSGQREATRLIEMYQDLHRAETTKPNM; encoded by the exons ACTCCATCGAAGAGGATCTTGGACGGCATGCAAAGTTGTGAAATTTCCTCAGATAGCACTGATGATCCTCTTAGTAGCGACCTACGCACTCATCAGCAGCCTCGAATAGTAGTGATTGGTGCTGGCTTGGCCGGCCTTGCTGCAACTAAGATCCTACTGAAAAACGGCTTCACGGATGTCACTGTCCTAGAGGCATCAGACCACATTGGCGGGAGAGTTCACAGTGTTCAGCTTG GAAAAGCAACTTTGGAGCTTGGAGCCACCTGGATCCATGGTGCCAATGGGAACCCAGTGTACCACCTGGCAGAGGACAACGGACTGCTGGAGCATACCACAGACGGAGAGAGGAGCGTGGGACGCATCAGCCTGTACACCAAGAATGGTGTGGCTCACTACCAGACCAACATCGGGAAGAGGATCCCCAAGGACCTGGTGGAAGAGTTCAGTGACCTGTACAACGAG GTGTACGAGCTGACTCAGGAGTTTTTCCAGAATGGGAAGCCAGTTTGTGCTGAGAGCCAGAACAGCGTCGGCGTCTTTACACGAGACGTGGTGCGCAAGAAGATCATGTTGGATCCTGATGATTCCGAGAGCACCAAGAAGCTCAAACTGTCAATGCTTCAACAGTAcctcaag GTGGAGAGTTGTGAAAGCAGCTCTCCCAGTATGGATGAGGTGTCTCTGAGTGAGTTCGGCGAGTGGACAGAGATCCCCGGTGCACATTATGTCATTCCTGAAGGTttcatgaaggttgtggagCTCCTAGCCCAGGACATCCCCTCTCGCACCGTCAGCCTTAGCAAACCGGTCCGCTGCATCCACTGGAACTACTCAGCCCAGCATCAGGAGGTGATCGCCAAGAGCAGCCACACCCACCAGGACAACAATCACAATGAAACCAACCACGGCTGCCAACCTCGCCAAGACCCTCTCATCCTGGGTCACCCCATTTACGTGGAGTGCGAGGACGAGGAGTGGATCGCGGCCGACCATGTGATCGTAACTGCTTCTCTGGGTGTCCTGAAGCAGAACCACGAGGCCAtgttctccccctctctgcctGAGGACAAAGTCCTCGCCGTCGAGAAGCTGGGCATCAGCACCACCGATAAGATATTCTTAGAGTTCGAAGAGCCCTTCTGGAGCCCAGAGTGCAACAGCATCCAGTTTGTGTGGGAGGATGAGGCTCAGTTAGAACAGCTGACCTACCCTGAGGAGCTGTGGTACAAGAAGATCTGCAGCTTTGATGTCCTCTACCCGCCCGAGCGCTACGGCTACATGCTGAGCGGCTGGATCTGCGGGCAGGAGGCGCTGTACATGGAGCGCTGTGATGACGAAACAGTGGCAGAGACCTGCACTGAGCTGCTGAGGCGCTTCACAG GGAACCCCAACATTCCTAAGCCCTGGCGTGTCCTGCGCTCCTCGTGGGGCAGTAACCCTTTCATCCGAGGCTCCTACTCCTTCACCAGGGTGGGATCCAGCGGTGGGGACTGTGAGAGGCTGGCCATGCCGCTGCCTTATGCCAACAGCACCAAGGCTCCG CCTCTACAGGTCCTGTTCGCTGGAGAGGCCACCCACAGAAAATACTATTCCACTACCCATGGTGCTTTGCTGTCAGGACAGAGAGAGGCCACTCGTCTAATAGAGATGTACCAGGACTTGCACAGAGCTGAAACCACAAAGCCtaatatgtaa